Proteins found in one Prosthecobacter debontii genomic segment:
- a CDS encoding efflux RND transporter periplasmic adaptor subunit produces MNPVRPLIALWLAYSITAVGAVEVPATKPQKGTIHRWISLPATLAPWQQVAMKARVAGYVKSVSVDLGDQVRAGQTLIEIEVPELQADQVKRRAEVTAAEVEVKRLHEARKKSPDLILPQSVDDAEARLAIAQAGLKEAETLLDLAQIKAPFDAVVTARHVDPGAYAAAGGETLLHLEDTQTIRLRVPVVELETGYLKTGQAVEARAEVLKGEVVKGQVSRISGSLDEATRTLMVEADLKNEKGMLRPGLYVTARLAVEQHDGATLIPVAGLVKEKANSFIFKLVEGKAVKTAIKPGFNDGVNVEVPELKEGEVILLPGTLPLVDGQAVTVKP; encoded by the coding sequence GTGAATCCCGTTCGTCCTCTTATCGCTCTCTGGCTCGCTTACAGCATCACCGCCGTAGGGGCTGTGGAAGTGCCCGCAACGAAACCGCAGAAAGGCACCATTCACCGGTGGATCAGCCTGCCTGCGACACTGGCCCCCTGGCAGCAGGTGGCCATGAAGGCGCGTGTGGCAGGCTACGTGAAAAGCGTGTCGGTGGACCTCGGCGATCAGGTGCGGGCCGGGCAGACGCTCATTGAAATCGAAGTGCCGGAACTCCAGGCAGACCAAGTCAAACGTCGCGCGGAAGTGACTGCTGCTGAAGTGGAGGTGAAGCGCCTGCATGAAGCGCGGAAGAAATCCCCCGATCTGATTTTGCCTCAATCGGTGGATGATGCCGAGGCGAGGCTGGCGATTGCGCAGGCGGGCCTGAAGGAAGCCGAGACACTGCTGGACCTAGCGCAAATCAAAGCCCCCTTCGATGCCGTGGTGACGGCACGACATGTGGACCCTGGCGCTTATGCCGCAGCTGGTGGGGAGACCTTATTGCATCTGGAAGATACGCAAACGATTCGGCTACGCGTTCCAGTTGTTGAGTTGGAGACTGGTTATCTCAAGACTGGGCAAGCGGTGGAAGCCCGCGCCGAGGTGCTGAAGGGCGAGGTGGTGAAAGGTCAGGTGAGCCGGATATCAGGCAGCCTGGATGAGGCCACTCGCACACTGATGGTGGAGGCGGATCTGAAAAATGAAAAGGGTATGCTTCGGCCAGGCCTCTACGTGACCGCTCGTCTGGCGGTGGAGCAGCATGATGGAGCGACTTTGATTCCGGTGGCTGGACTGGTGAAAGAGAAGGCCAATAGTTTTATCTTTAAACTGGTGGAGGGTAAAGCCGTGAAGACGGCCATCAAACCAGGTTTCAACGACGGTGTGAATGTGGAGGTGCCGGAACTGAAAGAGGGAGAGGTCATCTTGCTGCCAGGGACTCTGCCGCTGGTGGATGGTCAAGCGGTGACTGTGAAGCCCTGA
- a CDS encoding TolC family protein — MKKSLFLLSILIGAGSVLAAPMHVSLPTVMKLAGANNDEIELARVRHQEAIAESKQAWQRFWPTLTLAAGYRGHEGKVQDIAGAVFDARKQQYTVGSTVMIDWSPGDIYYGALATEQKALAAEQLAEKARRDIVQQAVTRYLDLLAAEADMAIVADDLRLTEDYAGQLDGAVNAGTAFRADLLRVKTQVSRAKITMRQAQEKRDLAAAALAESLRLDPATELRPAKADLVPVSLTSVSGMATLISQAHQNRPELRAMTAAQSAAGLESDRSRVAPMIPSVQAGYSVGGLGGGYASEWGHFGDQQDFFVGLGWKIGPGGLFDLQRQKIADARERGTALQGEQVKAAIGREVVEAALKARSAKDQLAINDEAVTAAEEMAKLAKERQASQLGVVLEYLLAREELTRARQDRVRAVTDYNKAQHELKLAVGK; from the coding sequence ATGAAAAAAAGCCTGTTTTTGCTTTCTATTCTCATCGGGGCTGGGTCTGTGTTGGCCGCTCCCATGCACGTGAGCCTGCCGACTGTGATGAAGCTGGCCGGAGCGAACAATGATGAGATCGAATTGGCTCGCGTTCGTCATCAGGAAGCCATTGCGGAGTCGAAACAAGCTTGGCAGCGCTTTTGGCCCACACTCACCTTGGCTGCGGGTTATCGCGGGCATGAGGGGAAGGTGCAGGACATTGCAGGGGCGGTCTTTGATGCCCGTAAACAGCAATACACGGTGGGCTCCACGGTGATGATCGACTGGTCACCGGGGGATATTTATTATGGGGCACTTGCTACGGAGCAAAAGGCTCTGGCGGCAGAGCAGTTGGCGGAGAAAGCGCGGCGAGACATTGTGCAACAGGCCGTGACTCGGTATCTGGACCTGCTCGCGGCTGAGGCCGACATGGCCATCGTGGCGGACGATCTACGCCTAACTGAAGATTATGCCGGACAGCTCGATGGTGCCGTCAATGCCGGCACCGCCTTTCGGGCCGATCTCCTGCGTGTCAAAACTCAGGTGAGCCGAGCCAAGATCACCATGCGTCAGGCTCAAGAAAAGCGGGATCTGGCCGCTGCTGCCTTGGCCGAAAGTCTGCGTCTTGATCCAGCGACTGAGCTACGTCCTGCTAAGGCGGATTTGGTTCCGGTGAGCCTGACCTCAGTTTCCGGCATGGCCACCCTCATTTCACAAGCTCATCAAAATCGACCCGAATTACGAGCCATGACGGCGGCCCAATCAGCGGCCGGTTTGGAGAGCGATCGTAGCCGTGTGGCTCCGATGATTCCAAGTGTGCAGGCAGGTTACAGCGTCGGTGGTCTCGGTGGCGGTTATGCCAGTGAGTGGGGTCACTTTGGCGATCAGCAGGATTTCTTCGTGGGGCTGGGTTGGAAGATCGGCCCCGGCGGGTTGTTTGATCTTCAACGTCAGAAGATCGCTGATGCCCGCGAGCGCGGCACCGCTTTGCAAGGAGAGCAGGTCAAGGCGGCAATTGGGCGCGAAGTGGTAGAAGCGGCCTTGAAGGCTCGTTCCGCCAAGGATCAGCTGGCCATCAATGACGAGGCCGTCACGGCAGCGGAAGAAATGGCCAAGCTGGCGAAGGAACGGCAGGCCAGTCAACTGGGGGTTGTCCTCGAGTATTTGTTAGCCCGTGAGGAACTGACTCGTGCGCGTCAGGATCGCGTGAGGGCAGTGACCGACTACAACAAAGCCCAGCATGAACTGAAGCTCGCGGTGGGGAAGTAA
- a CDS encoding TlpA family protein disulfide reductase, producing the protein MKPLRTILLLSLLPFHLPAQEAAQTQPPAETAKPEAQKAEEATTAAPTPASPQEMIQRLFDPQATEQDLLENIKKAGMAGIPRQSIIEAKLVWGLRNQNIPWLTKVIPELEVVAQNFDRTQSAGFKSADEIRSFIAYAKALEAHSKGDQAVFKTQILEALWLSPSQAPLYLQAIEKQKIQEKMANVKVDMDLVITTHDGQATTFKDVLGDKKALLVDFWASWCAPCIQLMPEVKKKAEMLSKHGIVVAGMNKDDKDAQVIAAKMKDNMGIEFPWLIEPAERPFTTQLELETIPRMVLIAPTGQVLFNGYPDDPALWVALKKVDASIQAP; encoded by the coding sequence ATGAAACCTCTCCGCACGATCCTTTTGCTGTCTTTGCTGCCTTTCCACCTGCCTGCGCAGGAAGCCGCTCAGACGCAACCCCCTGCCGAAACAGCAAAGCCTGAGGCCCAGAAAGCTGAGGAAGCAACGACCGCCGCCCCCACGCCGGCAAGCCCTCAAGAAATGATTCAGAGGCTCTTCGATCCCCAAGCCACTGAGCAAGACCTCCTGGAAAACATCAAAAAAGCCGGGATGGCCGGTATTCCACGCCAAAGCATCATTGAAGCCAAGCTCGTCTGGGGGCTGCGTAACCAAAACATCCCCTGGCTGACCAAGGTTATTCCCGAACTCGAAGTCGTAGCGCAAAACTTTGATCGCACTCAATCCGCAGGCTTCAAATCTGCAGACGAGATTCGCAGCTTTATCGCTTATGCCAAAGCCCTGGAAGCCCATAGCAAGGGTGATCAGGCGGTTTTCAAAACACAAATCCTCGAAGCTCTCTGGCTCAGCCCCAGCCAAGCCCCGCTCTACCTCCAGGCCATTGAGAAACAAAAGATCCAGGAGAAGATGGCCAACGTGAAGGTGGATATGGATCTGGTGATCACCACCCATGATGGACAAGCCACCACATTCAAAGATGTCTTGGGAGATAAGAAAGCTTTGCTCGTGGACTTCTGGGCATCCTGGTGCGCCCCCTGCATCCAGCTCATGCCTGAGGTCAAAAAGAAAGCCGAGATGCTGAGCAAGCACGGCATCGTGGTGGCAGGCATGAACAAGGATGACAAGGACGCCCAGGTGATAGCCGCGAAAATGAAGGATAACATGGGCATCGAATTCCCCTGGTTGATCGAACCCGCCGAACGTCCTTTCACCACACAGCTCGAACTCGAAACCATCCCCCGCATGGTCCTGATCGCCCCCACGGGTCAGGTGCTTTTCAACGGTTATCCCGATGATCCCGCCCTGTGGGTGGCACTGAAAAAAGTGGACGCTTCCATTCAGGCTCCCTAA
- the miaA gene encoding tRNA (adenosine(37)-N6)-dimethylallyltransferase MiaA produces the protein MSKCFSLPFFLVGPTASGKSALAAALAEKIGGEVVNADAFQLYQGMDLLTAKPSLEDLARVPHHLYGVVPLTESCDAQRYREMALAVIAEIQSRGRWPIVVGGSGLYIKALTHGLAPLPPTDPAVRAQVNAMSSDETREMLLRLDPQAGDNVPLANPRYVSRALEICLLTGQPQSVLRQTFAQTEPVGVGVVLQWEREALYERINQRAWQMLDAGLVAEVAALPAVGETASKAIGLREMQAHLRGEMSLQQAVESLQQATRRYAKRQATWFRRETWLQTICLNSETTAESGLDFILTHFPCLTSPPATLSPST, from the coding sequence ATGTCGAAGTGCTTTTCGCTTCCCTTCTTCTTGGTGGGCCCGACTGCCAGCGGAAAATCCGCTCTGGCAGCGGCTCTGGCTGAGAAAATCGGGGGCGAGGTGGTGAACGCGGATGCTTTCCAGTTGTATCAAGGGATGGATCTGCTGACGGCAAAACCGAGCCTCGAGGACCTAGCTCGGGTGCCGCATCATCTCTATGGGGTGGTGCCGCTCACGGAGAGTTGCGATGCTCAGCGGTATCGCGAGATGGCGCTGGCGGTGATCGCAGAAATCCAGAGCCGGGGTCGTTGGCCTATCGTGGTGGGGGGCTCGGGTCTTTACATCAAAGCGCTCACGCATGGTCTGGCTCCGCTTCCTCCGACCGACCCTGCCGTGCGTGCTCAGGTGAACGCCATGTCCTCAGACGAAACCCGGGAGATGCTGCTGCGACTCGACCCTCAGGCGGGGGACAATGTGCCCTTGGCGAACCCACGCTATGTCAGCCGTGCCTTGGAAATTTGCCTACTGACGGGCCAGCCTCAGTCGGTTCTGCGACAAACCTTTGCTCAAACCGAGCCCGTCGGCGTTGGCGTCGTACTTCAGTGGGAGCGGGAGGCGCTGTATGAACGCATCAATCAACGGGCATGGCAGATGCTGGACGCCGGACTCGTGGCGGAGGTGGCGGCTCTGCCTGCGGTGGGGGAGACAGCGAGCAAGGCGATCGGCCTCCGCGAGATGCAGGCCCATCTGCGGGGAGAAATGTCCCTGCAACAAGCGGTGGAGAGCCTGCAACAAGCCACCCGACGGTATGCGAAACGGCAGGCCACCTGGTTCCGCCGGGAGACTTGGCTGCAAACGATTTGCCTGAACTCAGAGACCACGGCAGAGTCAGGGCTCGATTTTATTCTCACTCACTTTCCATGTCTGACCTCGCCACCAGCCACACTGTCCCCGTCAACTTAG
- the aroB gene encoding 3-dehydroquinate synthase, with amino-acid sequence MSDLATSHTVPVNLGARSYTVQVGRGLLSGIGAAVMTLEKLRGRKSCAVITDSNVAPLYAETVLQSLRAAGKEAHLITVPAGEASKSLLVAQDVCGEMVRAGLDRKSFVVALGGGVIGDLGGFCASIFQRGIPYVQVPTTVLSQVDSSVGGKTGVNLPDAKNMVGAFHQPVHVIADIATLDSLHKREWNEGFAEIIKHACIRDASMLEAIDAVADDEGDLTDLIRRNIAIKAAVVEADEYETLGLRALLNFGHTLGHAIEAAAGYGSLLHGEAISLGLRAALWLSEQVSGLSQAESQRVIALLQKFDLPVQLPEGFDTGELLRITRMDKKFETGKIRFVLLPHIGDAFVSKEVTEAHLIQALDELRKPVA; translated from the coding sequence ATGTCTGACCTCGCCACCAGCCACACTGTCCCCGTCAACTTAGGTGCCCGCAGCTACACCGTCCAGGTGGGGCGGGGCCTGCTTTCTGGGATCGGCGCAGCAGTCATGACCCTGGAAAAACTCAGGGGGCGAAAAAGCTGTGCGGTGATCACCGACTCCAATGTGGCTCCGCTCTATGCGGAAACCGTTCTGCAAAGCCTGCGGGCAGCGGGTAAGGAAGCGCATCTCATCACGGTGCCTGCCGGGGAGGCGAGCAAGTCCCTGCTGGTGGCTCAGGATGTGTGTGGTGAAATGGTGCGTGCGGGTTTGGACCGAAAAAGCTTCGTGGTTGCCCTGGGCGGTGGCGTGATTGGGGATTTGGGTGGTTTCTGCGCCAGCATCTTCCAGCGCGGCATCCCCTATGTGCAGGTGCCCACCACCGTGCTCAGTCAGGTGGATAGCAGTGTGGGTGGGAAGACCGGAGTGAACCTGCCAGATGCTAAAAACATGGTCGGTGCCTTTCATCAGCCCGTGCATGTGATTGCCGACATCGCCACGCTCGATTCCCTGCACAAGCGGGAGTGGAATGAGGGCTTTGCCGAGATCATCAAACACGCCTGCATTCGTGATGCGTCCATGCTGGAGGCGATTGATGCCGTGGCGGACGATGAAGGGGACCTCACGGATCTCATCCGTCGCAACATCGCCATCAAAGCCGCGGTGGTGGAAGCGGATGAGTATGAAACGCTGGGGCTGCGTGCGCTACTGAACTTCGGCCACACCCTGGGTCATGCCATCGAGGCAGCCGCAGGTTACGGCAGTCTGCTTCACGGCGAAGCCATCTCACTCGGCTTGCGCGCCGCCCTCTGGCTTTCGGAGCAGGTTTCAGGCTTGTCTCAGGCGGAAAGTCAGCGTGTGATTGCTCTGTTGCAGAAGTTTGATCTGCCTGTGCAGTTGCCAGAAGGCTTCGATACCGGGGAACTGCTGCGCATCACACGGATGGACAAAAAGTTCGAAACGGGAAAAATCCGCTTCGTGCTTCTGCCTCACATCGGAGATGCCTTTGTCAGTAAGGAAGTCACAGAGGCGCACCTGATTCAAGCGCTCGACGAACTGCGCAAGCCTGTGGCTTGA
- a CDS encoding sigma-54-dependent transcriptional regulator encodes MAKLVIIDDEAAILELMSKLCRAAGHTVFGCTTGIDGMAAIRSQQPDLVIVDLRIGDVNGLDIVSMCRDQFPGTAVIMVTGHGSVETAVEAMRLGAFDYLTKPFDLGDLIKTVNQALNRNNPAASQSAPSISVSSSIRNASASKLIGHSDAIQRIFEIVRRVADNDSPVLLEGEFGVGKHMVARAMHEASRRAGAPFKELQCSAMPEDALESELFGHSNGQGGVFSRASGGTVHLAEVHVLPARIQAQLNTFLDEMQARRSAWSNNSTDFRLVVSTTICLEEASKKGSFREDLYYKLSVVPLKIPPLRERREDIKPLVDHFLKELSDRSDSRVKNIDTYALEFLEKYAWPGNISELRNAVERACAFAENDRIRPVDLPTKVTQQIEVPTTAASGGTTQLPIGSTLDDFIRGQERMFIQETLKYNNGSREKTASMLGVSIATLYRKMGLNVDRKTTA; translated from the coding sequence ATGGCTAAACTGGTAATCATAGATGACGAGGCCGCCATCCTTGAATTGATGAGCAAACTTTGCCGGGCTGCAGGGCACACAGTTTTTGGCTGCACCACAGGAATCGATGGCATGGCTGCCATTCGTAGCCAGCAGCCAGATCTGGTGATCGTTGACCTTCGTATTGGCGACGTGAATGGCTTGGACATCGTCAGCATGTGCCGGGATCAGTTTCCTGGCACCGCCGTCATCATGGTGACCGGTCACGGCAGCGTGGAGACCGCCGTGGAGGCCATGCGTTTAGGTGCTTTCGACTACCTGACCAAGCCGTTTGACCTCGGTGATTTGATCAAGACGGTCAATCAAGCTCTTAACAGGAATAATCCTGCGGCTTCTCAATCAGCACCCTCGATCAGCGTCAGCTCCAGCATCCGTAATGCCTCGGCGTCCAAGCTCATCGGTCATAGTGATGCCATTCAGCGCATCTTTGAAATCGTCCGCCGCGTGGCCGATAATGACAGCCCAGTGCTCTTAGAGGGTGAGTTCGGCGTTGGCAAACACATGGTGGCTCGGGCCATGCATGAGGCCAGCCGCCGTGCGGGAGCGCCATTCAAAGAACTGCAATGCAGTGCCATGCCGGAGGATGCACTGGAGTCTGAGTTGTTCGGACATTCCAATGGCCAGGGCGGTGTGTTCAGCCGGGCCAGTGGTGGCACGGTTCACCTGGCTGAGGTGCATGTGCTGCCGGCCCGCATTCAGGCTCAGCTCAATACTTTCCTGGATGAGATGCAGGCCCGCCGCAGTGCCTGGAGCAACAACTCCACGGATTTCCGTCTCGTGGTCAGCACCACGATCTGTCTGGAAGAGGCCTCCAAGAAAGGCTCTTTCCGTGAGGACTTGTATTACAAACTCTCGGTGGTGCCTTTGAAGATCCCACCCCTGCGTGAACGCCGTGAGGACATCAAGCCACTGGTGGATCACTTCCTGAAAGAGCTGTCTGACCGCAGTGATTCCCGGGTCAAGAACATTGATACTTACGCTCTGGAGTTCCTGGAGAAATACGCGTGGCCGGGTAACATCTCAGAGCTGCGCAATGCAGTGGAGCGAGCCTGTGCCTTTGCCGAGAATGATCGCATCCGCCCTGTGGATCTGCCTACTAAGGTGACGCAGCAGATCGAGGTGCCTACGACGGCGGCCTCGGGGGGCACCACGCAGTTGCCTATCGGGTCCACCTTGGATGATTTCATCCGTGGCCAGGAGCGCATGTTCATTCAGGAGACGCTGAAGTATAACAACGGTTCTCGTGAAAAAACCGCCTCCATGCTCGGGGTCAGTATTGCGACACTCTATCGTAAGATGGGCTTGAATGTGGATCGCAAGACGACGGCATAA
- a CDS encoding outer membrane lipoprotein-sorting protein — protein sequence MKRRLLLSLAALCTLSSWSYAQTTATPSAQEILGLVRRSYALQDHKMTGKLRDEDSGREEPLELTLTSSVMRFRFASSPPEIIHLDLTTSPATLWQVKPGGSSQVPLTNAADSVRGMDFNYEDLSQRFLYWKNVKLMDANARITAARIKCWLVRVTAPNTSGPYYTVDLWVHQDSGGVAKMEAYDKAGKLVKRFEVTKMWKVGEATALREMRVQSFNPLNGERKGMTYMTMDKPEKQ from the coding sequence ATGAAACGCCGTCTTTTACTTTCTCTCGCCGCCCTCTGCACGCTGAGCTCATGGAGCTACGCCCAGACCACTGCTACGCCATCCGCCCAGGAGATCCTAGGTTTAGTGCGCCGCAGCTACGCTCTGCAGGACCATAAGATGACCGGGAAGCTGCGTGATGAAGACAGCGGGCGGGAAGAGCCGCTGGAGCTGACCCTCACGAGTTCGGTGATGCGTTTTCGTTTTGCCAGTTCGCCTCCCGAGATCATTCACTTGGACCTGACGACCTCTCCGGCCACGCTCTGGCAGGTGAAACCCGGCGGCAGCAGCCAAGTGCCACTTACCAATGCGGCTGATTCCGTGCGTGGTATGGACTTCAACTACGAGGATCTTTCTCAGCGCTTTCTTTACTGGAAGAATGTGAAGCTGATGGATGCCAATGCGCGCATCACGGCCGCGCGGATCAAATGCTGGCTGGTGCGCGTGACCGCTCCCAATACCAGTGGTCCCTATTACACTGTGGATCTCTGGGTGCATCAGGACAGCGGTGGCGTGGCCAAGATGGAAGCTTATGATAAAGCCGGGAAGCTGGTGAAGCGCTTCGAGGTCACTAAAATGTGGAAAGTGGGCGAAGCCACCGCCCTGCGAGAAATGCGAGTCCAGTCCTTCAATCCTCTCAATGGCGAGCGCAAAGGCATGACCTACATGACCATGGACAAGCCGGAGAAGCAGTGA